In Dromiciops gliroides isolate mDroGli1 chromosome 4, mDroGli1.pri, whole genome shotgun sequence, one DNA window encodes the following:
- the KIAA0040 gene encoding uncharacterized protein KIAA0040 homolog → MENISSFFSNIWSLIYSKHEQGLFNTICLGILLGLPLLVLFALLFVCCHCCWSRAGKTSGHSERNKKKKKKKKGEEDLWISAQPKLIQLEKRPSLPV, encoded by the coding sequence ATGGAGAACATCAGCTCTTTCTTCAGCAACATCTGGAGCCTCATCTACAGCAAGCACGAGCAGGGTCTCTTCAACACTATATGCCTGGGGATACTCCTGGGGCTGCCCTTATTGGTTCTTTTTGCCCTTCTCTTCGTCTGTTGCCACTGCTGCTGGAGTAGGGCAGGCAAGACTAGTGGGCATTCCGAaaggaacaagaagaagaaaaagaagaagaagggtgAAGAGGATCTATGGATCTCTGCCCAACCCAAGCTTATTCAGCTGGAGAAGAGGCCATCACTGCCTGTCTag